The following is a genomic window from Helicobacter sp. NHP19-003.
CTAGTAGCTGTTTTGCGCTGAAAAAAGCGCGCCCAATTTCTTTAAGAGAGTGGGGGCATCGTCTCTAGCCATCTTGACTTCAATGAAAGCGAGTTTATCGGGGTGTTTGTAAGCTTGCTCAAAAGCATGGCTCAAACTCTCAGCCGTATCTACTTTGAAAGACAGGGGCTTTCTGTGCAAATGCACATCAAAGACCTCTAAAAGTTTGGTGTAGTGCCACATATTGATATCGTTGTATTTGCGCTCAGGCCCGTGGATGCAACGCTCAACCGTGTAACCATCGTTGTTGACCAACACAATGATAGGTGTGATGTCCTCCCTTAGCATGGTGGAGAGCTCTTGAGCGGTGAGTTGAAAAGAGCCATCGCCCACCAAGAGCACATTGCGCCGTTTGCGATCGGCTAGGGCACTCCCTAACAATGCCCCAAAGGTGTAGCCAATCGAACCCCAAAGCGGTTGCCCGATAAAGCTTGTCCCCTTCGGCAAATTTACATCTACCGCCCCAAAAAACGAGGTTCCTTGCTCGGCAATCAAAACCCCGTTGGGCTGTAAATGTTCTTCGACCACTTTGAAGAATTGCTTTTGGGTGAGTTTGCCACTGAAGTGGGGTTCTTCTTTGGGTTCTTTGGGAGGTATTTTGGATTTAAACTTGAGATTTGAGAGCCTTTTAAGCACATCTTCCATGAGAATATCGCTATAAACTTTCTCATCTATTTTGCTGTAGAGAGGATGGATTTCTATTTTTGGAGTGGGTTCTTCACAAATGTAGTGAAACCCAGCAGTTAAAGAGTCGGTGAGTTTCACACCGATTAAAATGCTGCAATCGGACTCTTTAATGGCGTTAGTAACCCGTTCATCGCTCAAAACCCCGTTATAAACCCCGATAAAGTTGGGGTGTTGCTCGCAAAACACCCCCTTGCTCATAGAGAGAGAGGCGATGGGTAGATCTGTAGCTTCTATGAAGTCTTGTAATTCTTGGTTTAAATGGCAGCGGTTCACTTCGTAGTCGGCTAAAGCAATGAAGGACTGATAAATTTTTAAATTCTTTTTTACCGCTCTAATGAAGTCGTTGAGGGTCTTTTTATCGCTCTTGGGTTTGTAGACCATGGGGCTTGAAACTTCAATTTGCATGTGGGGTACATCGGCAGGAATACCGATATACACGGGTTTTTTATGCAATACACACTCGGCCAACACCCGATCGATCTCGCTCTTGGCATTTTGTTTATTCAAGATTGTTTGTGCCACACTGATGCCTTGATACATCGCATAAAACTTCATGAACTCGCCATCACCTAAGGTGTGGTGCACAAAGCGTCTGTTTTCCAACACATTGCGGGAGGGCATGCCCACGATTTTCACCACAGGCACGCTCTCGGCATAAGAGCCCGCTACACCATTGATGGCACTGAGCTCGCCCACACCAAAAGTGGTTAAAAGTGCGCCCATCGGTTTGATACGGGCATACCCATCTGCTGCATAAGAGGCGTTGAGCTCGTTACAGTTGCCGATCCACTCCAAATTAGGATCGTTTTCAATTAAGTCTAAAAAGCCCAGATTATAGTCTCCGGGTACACCAAAAACATGCTCCACGCCACAATCTTTCAATCTGTCCAGCAGATACCGACCAATGCTGATTACCATAAAAACTCCTTGCTTTTTTCGAAAATCATAAGCGTCATTTTAACCCAAAAAGGAAATAAAATTAAAATTTATATCTGGTGTTTGCTGGTATTTGAATAAAACAATTTTTAGCCGATTATAGGTGCGCCAAAGCAAGGAAGCTTTAGGAGATTAACAAGGAGTTAGTATGGCATTTCAGGTCAACACAAATATCAATGCGTTGAATGCCCACGCTGTGGGGTTGGTAACACAACGCGATTTAAAGGAATCGTTGGAGCGGTTGAGTTCTGGACTACGCATCAACAAGGCCGCCGATGATGCCTCAGGGATGACGATCGCCGATTCACTGCGTTCTCAGGCAAAGAGTTTGGGACAGGCGATCGCCAACACCAACGATGGCATGGGGATCATCCAAATTGCCGACAAAGCGATGGATGAACAAATCAAAATCCTAGACACCATCAAAACAAAGGCAACCCAAGCCGCTCAAGACGGACAAAACACACAATCTCGGAAGGCTTTGCAAGCCGACATTGTGCGCTTGATCCAAAGTTTGGACAACATTGGCAACACCACTGCTTATAATGGACAGACTCTTTTGGCCGGTTCTTTCTCTAACAAAGAGTTTCAAGTGGGGGCTTACTCTAATGAGACCATTAAGGCGAGCATTGGGGCGGCCACTTCTGACAAAATTGGACAAACCAAGATCGTTACGGGTGCAACCATCACTGCCTCTGGCGATGTGGCTTTGACTTTTAAACAAGTCGATGGCACTCATGATGTGAATTTGGAGAGTGTGAAAATCTCCACTTCTGCAGGTACAGGTTTGGGTGCTTTGGTAGAGGTGATCAATAAAAACTCCAACGCCACCGGCGTTCGAGCGACCGCGAATGTGATTTCCACTTCAGACACCGCTATCCACTCAGGTAGTCTGCACAATTTGGTGCTCAATGGCATACATATTGGGAATGTCGTGGGGATCAAGAAAAACGACAGCGATGGCCGTTTGGTGGCGGCTTTCAACGCCATCACCGCCCAAACAGGCATCGAGGCCTACACGGACTCTGAGGGGCGCTTAAACCTACGCAGTCTAGATGGGCGGGGCATTAGCCTAAAAGCAGATAACGAAGGCGGAGGCGATAAAAAAGGTGGGGGCGGGGGCGCAATGGCTCTCGACACCCTCAATGGTGGCCAAAAAATCACAAATGGGTCTGTCAACTATGGGCGTTTGTCCTTAGTGCGCCAAGATGCCAGAGATATTTTAATTGTTTCTGGGGCCAATGTAACCGATGCCAATGCGGGCTATAAAGCCATTGGGTTTGGCAAAGGCGAAACCGCCAGCACCACTGTCAACCTAAGAGATGTTCTAGGCGAATTTAACCAAAATGTGCGTAGTGCTTCTGGGGCAAACTACAACAACACCCTATCTAGAGAAAATCTCACACTAGGTTCTGGGGTTACGACCCTTAAGGGTGCAATGGTGGTGATGGACATTGCCGAATCTGCCCAAAAAATGTTAGATAAAGTCCGCTCCGACTTGGGTTCTGTGCAAAACCAAATGGTGAGCACTGTCAACAACATCACCATCACCCAAGTGAATGTGAAAGCCGCTGAATCTCAAATCCGCGATGTGGACTTTGCCGAAGAAAGCGCAAACTTCAGCAAAAACAACATTTTGGCGCAATCTGGCAGCTACGCAATGAGC
Proteins encoded in this region:
- a CDS encoding alpha-keto acid decarboxylase family protein, translating into MVISIGRYLLDRLKDCGVEHVFGVPGDYNLGFLDLIENDPNLEWIGNCNELNASYAADGYARIKPMGALLTTFGVGELSAINGVAGSYAESVPVVKIVGMPSRNVLENRRFVHHTLGDGEFMKFYAMYQGISVAQTILNKQNAKSEIDRVLAECVLHKKPVYIGIPADVPHMQIEVSSPMVYKPKSDKKTLNDFIRAVKKNLKIYQSFIALADYEVNRCHLNQELQDFIEATDLPIASLSMSKGVFCEQHPNFIGVYNGVLSDERVTNAIKESDCSILIGVKLTDSLTAGFHYICEEPTPKIEIHPLYSKIDEKVYSDILMEDVLKRLSNLKFKSKIPPKEPKEEPHFSGKLTQKQFFKVVEEHLQPNGVLIAEQGTSFFGAVDVNLPKGTSFIGQPLWGSIGYTFGALLGSALADRKRRNVLLVGDGSFQLTAQELSTMLREDITPIIVLVNNDGYTVERCIHGPERKYNDINMWHYTKLLEVFDVHLHRKPLSFKVDTAESLSHAFEQAYKHPDKLAFIEVKMARDDAPTLLKKLGALFSAQNSY
- a CDS encoding flagellin A, with amino-acid sequence MAFQVNTNINALNAHAVGLVTQRDLKESLERLSSGLRINKAADDASGMTIADSLRSQAKSLGQAIANTNDGMGIIQIADKAMDEQIKILDTIKTKATQAAQDGQNTQSRKALQADIVRLIQSLDNIGNTTAYNGQTLLAGSFSNKEFQVGAYSNETIKASIGAATSDKIGQTKIVTGATITASGDVALTFKQVDGTHDVNLESVKISTSAGTGLGALVEVINKNSNATGVRATANVISTSDTAIHSGSLHNLVLNGIHIGNVVGIKKNDSDGRLVAAFNAITAQTGIEAYTDSEGRLNLRSLDGRGISLKADNEGGGDKKGGGGGAMALDTLNGGQKITNGSVNYGRLSLVRQDARDILIVSGANVTDANAGYKAIGFGKGETASTTVNLRDVLGEFNQNVRSASGANYNNTLSRENLTLGSGVTTLKGAMVVMDIAESAQKMLDKVRSDLGSVQNQMVSTVNNITITQVNVKAAESQIRDVDFAEESANFSKNNILAQSGSYAMSQANTVQQNILRLLT